From one Malus sylvestris chromosome 1, drMalSylv7.2, whole genome shotgun sequence genomic stretch:
- the LOC126631310 gene encoding PRA1 family protein B1-like — MAGPPTLPMSNSQTTVGAQSQPPIATPAFRAFISRLSSSVRHGFSQRRPWYELVDRSALARPDSLTEAYSRIRKNFTYFRVNYVSLLTLVLALSLLTHPFSLVVLLSLLGAWAFLYLFRASDQPLVILGRTFSDAETLIGLVVLTVVVVFMSSVGSLLISALLIGFAIVCAHGAFRVPEDLFLDEQEPANAGFLSFLGGATSSAAASVAGRV, encoded by the coding sequence ATGGCCGGCCCACCGACACTCCCGATGTCCAACTCCCAAACGACCGTCGGCGCCCAGTCGCAGCCTCCCATCGCCACGCCGGCCTTCCGCGCGTTCATCTCGCGCTTATCCTCCTCCGTGCGCCACGGCTTCTCGCAGCGCCGCCCCTGGTACGAGCTCGTGGACCGGAGCGCCTTGGCCCGACCCGACTCCCTCACCGAGGCCTACTCCCGGATCCGCAAGAATTTCACCTACTTCCGCGTCAACTACGTGTCCCTACTCACCCTCGTACTCgccctctctctcctcacccATCCTTTCTCTCTCGTCGTCCTGCTCTCCCTCCTCGGCGCGTGGGCTTTCCTCTACCTGTTTCGAGCGTCCGATCAGCCCCTGGTCATCCTCGGCCGCACTTTCTCCGACGCCGAAACATTAATCGGACTCGTCGTGCTGACCGTGGTCGTCGTCTTCATGTCCAGCGTCGGCTCGCTCCTGATCTCGGCTTTGTTGATCGGATTCGCCATTGTTTGCGCGCACGGGGCGTTCAGGGTTCCAGAGGACCTGTTCCTCGACGAGCAGGAGCCCGCCAACGCCGGATTTCTCTCGTTCCTCGGCGGCGCCACCTCGTCCGCCGCTGCCTCCGTAGCCGGACGTGTCTAA